GAAACGAAACTCGAGCCCAGCACGACCCGGATCGCGGCGCTGCTGGAACTGCTCGGCTCACCGCAGCGCGGCTATCCGTCGATCCACATCGCGGGCACCAACGGCAAGACCTCGGTCGCGCGGATGGTCGACGCGTTGCTGACCGCGCTGCACCGCCGCACCGGCCGCACCACCAGCCCGCACCTGCAGTCGGCCGTCGAACGCATCTCCATCGACGGCAAACCGGTCAGCCCCGCGACCTACGTCGACACCTACCGCGAGATCGAGCCGTTCGTCCAGCTCGTCGATCAGCAGTCCGAAGCGGCCGGCGGTCCGGCTATGAGCAAGTTCGAGGTCGTCACCGCGATGGCGTTCGCCGCGTTCGCCGACGCGCCGGTCGACGTCGCGGTCGTCGAGGTCGGCCTCGGCGGGCGTTGGGACGCAACGAACGTCGTCAACGCGCCGGTGGCCGTCATCACCCCGATCGGCATGGACCACGCCGACTACCTCGGCGACACGATCGCCGACATCGCCGCCGAGAAGGCCGGGATCATCACCAAACAGGAGGATGACCTGGTGCCGACCGACACCGTCGCCGTCATCGGCCGCCAGGTGCCCGAGGCGATGGAGGTGCTGCTCGCGCAAACCGTGCGCGCCGACGCCGCGGTGGCCCGCGAGGACTCCGAGTTCGCGGTGCTGGGCAGGCAGATCGCCGTCGGCGGCCAACTGCTCGAACTGCAGGGCCTCGGTGGCGTCTACAACGAGATCTTCCTGCCGCTGCACGGCGAACATCAGGCGCACAACG
The window above is part of the Mycolicibacterium rutilum genome. Proteins encoded here:
- the folC gene encoding bifunctional tetrahydrofolate synthase/dihydrofolate synthase gives rise to the protein MTDPADLPQPPDVPTPDEIAALLQVEHLLDQRWPETKLEPSTTRIAALLELLGSPQRGYPSIHIAGTNGKTSVARMVDALLTALHRRTGRTTSPHLQSAVERISIDGKPVSPATYVDTYREIEPFVQLVDQQSEAAGGPAMSKFEVVTAMAFAAFADAPVDVAVVEVGLGGRWDATNVVNAPVAVITPIGMDHADYLGDTIADIAAEKAGIITKQEDDLVPTDTVAVIGRQVPEAMEVLLAQTVRADAAVAREDSEFAVLGRQIAVGGQLLELQGLGGVYNEIFLPLHGEHQAHNAVVALAAVEAFFGAGADRQLDVDAVRAGFAAVTSPGRLERMRSAPTVFIDAAHNPAGAAALAQALQEEFDFRYLVGVVSVMADKDVDGILAALETVFDQIVVTHNGSPRAMDVTELALLAEQRFGPDRVVTAATLPDAIETATAIVEESSSEGERFGGAGMVITGSVVTAGAARTLFGKDPQ